The following nucleotide sequence is from Juglans microcarpa x Juglans regia isolate MS1-56 chromosome 6D, Jm3101_v1.0, whole genome shotgun sequence.
AGCATATTAGAAAAAGCAACTAAAACCCTAACTCATGTTCTTAAGTGCGTGCGTGTGTTTCttgggcatcacttggtcttaaaccattcgaCTTCTATGGTTATTAGATTAAAACCCTCTTCATTTCACACATGAGGTAGAACAAAACCTAAGATAGCCAAGAATACATGAGAtggtcgaaacatggaggataaaTTCCCCCTTCACTAATCGGTCTCAAGGGTTTTTCTTagaaaccctaggttattttccaagaaaatggtagaaagtgtgttctatcatttctcaaaatccaatgagacttgaatctcattttcggattgagaaaagatttgTGTGTGAGCTAGATTTGGGAAAACTGAATCTTAACTTGCAAATTCTTGGATAGTgccgaaatccttctcttgcaaggatctttcttgtttggatggtgagaaaacACAAGAGAATAGGAGACAACTTTCAAAGGAACTTGAGAGAATTGAGTGGAGAGAGTGGAAAGTCATGCAAGAATtcgaaaaatggcaagggaaaagcctcctAGGCATGTACCCTTCTCCTTATATAGTGACCCTTCACTTCTCTCcttgtttgaatcaaaaccTTTGCTTGtaagacaagtggcaaggttccttcttcttcctctctcaaaaaCCTAAAAATGTCTTAGAGTTCCCcacttagattgcattgggaaggggtAAATCTTGGAGGTGGCCTGTGGGCTTCCCTCCTTGGCCGAAAATCACATTTCCCTCTTATATGCCCTTCTTTTCCTTTAGCAAGTCAACATCTTCTCAAGGGGTAACTTGGTAAAACCGTGCATGACCTTTCCTATTCCCAAAAAAAAGGCTCTTGGCACGGAGGACAAGTGGCATAGGCGTGTGCCCTAGCCTTAGCCATCCCCTcctctttccattcccaaggtgttgcttcatcttccccaTGCTTATTCCCTAGGTGACTCTTCACATTTCATTGGTCCACAAcacactaagtgacaagtggcaagcaaAATGAATGTTTGGGGCATGCTAGCCGAAAACCCTagggcaaacttgtccttgataaaAGTCTCATGCCAAAAGTCTTCTAGAACCTTGGTGCATGTTTGACACATGGCAAAGACTTAGCAAGATTCGAAATCCCAAAGGCCTCTTTCCAATTTCCAGTGCAAAGCTTCTAGAAAGGtaccatttcacttccctagactttcctttccaagaaacctacctTGGAACTTGATTTTTGGACCAAAAGCAATGGGCTAGGCATGTAAGCCCAttttggtgctttcctacacctaTTTTCCCCCTTAACCCAGTTTCAAGACTATGTTCAAAGCAAAAACATTCTTGGGTTAcataacacttaacaaatttagaattggatcatgggtCTAAACCAATCATTAAACAAAACACTTATAAGAAGAGATACCAGACAACTACCTCCTCCACAAGCTGCTGTAGATTTTTCAGATGACGTTGAGGATGAGGGCATATCATCCGCCTCCACGGTCATAGAATCTTGAGAAAAGTAGAATATAGCTTCCAAATCGTAATCGAAATACATACTGACTCGCATTCATTCAACCTATGTTCTATCTCAAGCTCGGTGTCCTCAATTGGTTGACCTTCTTCACAAAAATGAATACGATCCGCAGACGTATCCGAAGTCTCAAAAGGTACAAACCGACTTGTGCGTTCTTCTACTGTGCTACTTGATTTTGCTTCTGGATCAAAATTACACAGATTTATTCTTTCTGCTTCCTTCGTGCTACTCTACGGCTGCCGTTCCTCATGCGGTAATGCTCGTTGAAAGTGAAGTCTTCCTCGATCATCTGCATCCATCACATGAGTGCGATGATGTTCAAATATCTCCATCTGTCTTGCTTGCTCGGCTAACGCCTGTTGTTTTCTTCTAAGGTGCTTTCTGATGTGATGTTCTCTTTGTTCCCTCAACTAAGCCATTGATGAAACAGACATACGTGGGGTCCTTCTAGTTCGTGCCATTCCCTGTTTCAAGTGTTCGATAGGTGTACACACGATTACCATACTTAAAACTAGCAAGCACGAAACAGACAATTTCTCACAGAACAAAACATTCATGGCATACATATACATCCTATACATCCATATCATACAATTCATACATACATCAAAGGTTTTTAATCTACAAACAAATGGGAGTATTCGTTTCTCATTGTATCCTCCCATTCCTAAGTTGCTTCTTCGAATTCTGCATTGTTCCAGTGTACTTTCACTAGAGGTATCTTCTGATTTCTTAACTCCTGTTCCTTACGATCCACGATCTATACTGGCCACTTTGAATAAGACAAATTGGGTTGAAGTTGAATCTCATCGGACTTCATAACTACTGGCTGTTTTTCTCcgaaactcttcttcaaagttgATACATGAAACTCATTGTTTATTCCCTGCATCTCTGTTGGCAAATCCAATCTGTACGCTATTGGACCAACTCTTTCGACTATCTCGTAGGGTCCTACATATCGGGGGTTTAACTTTCCCTTCTTTCCAAAACGTACGTCTCCTTTCATGGGCGATACTTTGAGGTATACCCAATCTCCTACAGCAAACTCCAAATTCCTACGTCGGTCATCGGCATAGCTTTTCTATCTGTTCTaagctgctttcattctttcctGGATCACAGTTACTCGTCTTTGTACTTCTTGTAGATATTCGGGTCCTAAAATTTTCCTTTCAtccacttcatcccaatacaacaGGGATCTGGATTTCCTTCCAAAGGTAGGTTGGAAACTATTATTGTAGGCAAATTCCACCAAAGGTAGGTGACTTTCCCAATGACCACTTAGCTCCATAACACATGCTTGCAGCATATCTTCTAGGGTCTGAATTGTATGTTCTGTCTATCCGTCTGTctgaggatgataagcactgctAAAGTTTAGACTAGTGCCTAACATCTTTTGCAAACTTTGCCAAAATCGTGAGGTAAAACGGGTATCTCGGTCCGACACTATAGTCTTAGGTACTCCGTGCAGCTGGACAATTTCCTTAACATAAAGTCGAGATAGTTTCTCCATAGAATCTGTGTTAGCTATGGGTAGAAAATGTGCGCTCTTAGTCAACCGATCGACTATAACCCATATCGAGTTCTTTCCTTAAGACGTCCTTGGCAGACCAATTACAAAGTCCATAGACACAtcatcccatttccactctgggATAGGTAATGACTGTAATTCACCTGTTGGTCTTTGATGTTCGGCTTTCACCATTTGGCAAATGAAGCATTTTGCCACAAACTCTGCTACATTCTTCTTGATTCCATCCCACCAAAACTGCCCttttaaatctcgatacatcttAGTACTGCCAGGGTGCGTTGTGTAAGGGGTGCAATGAGCCTCCCTTAGTAACTTTTCCTTAAATTTAGCAAGGTTGGGAATTACTTTCCTCTCCTGATAAAAGAGCATCTCATTCCTTCCAATAGAGAAATGTTGCGGCCCTTCTGATTTCAAAATCTTCTGTCGAAGCTTCTCCAGTTTCTCATCTTTGCGTTATCCTTCCAggatttcttcttcagtcaCATATATGAACTCTTACACTACTGCATATATGACATCTCGTGGCGGATCTCCAATTATTAGGTTCCTTAATCTTGCTAAAATCGATGGTAAGTCTGTCTGAGCCTTGCGACTAAGTTCATCAGCTACAGTGTTAGCCTTGTCGAGGTGATATTTAATCTCGCACTGATAATCGCTAATGGTCTCCACCCATCTTCGTTGCCTCATATTTAGGTTCTTCTAACTAAACATATACTTTAGACTTTTAAGATCCGTGTACATTTCGCATTTCTCTCCATACAAATAGTGCCTCCAAATTTGTAGTGCAAAAACTACCGCTACTAATTCCAAGCCATGGGTAGGATAATTCTGTTCATGATTCTTGAGCTGTCGCGAAGCATAAGCAACGACTCTTCCTTCTTGCATTAGAACGCATCCCAAACCCATCTTCGAGGCGTCATTGTAGACTGCGTAGGGCTTATGAGGTTTTGGTAATGCCAAAACTGGGGCCGAAGTCAACCTCTTCTTAAACGCGTGGAAACATCTCTCGCACTGGTCAGTCCATACATATCTAGCATTCTTTCTTGTCAATGCTGTTAAAGGATtagaaagtttggaaaatcctTCCCCAAACCTTCGGTAATATCCTACCAAACCGAGGAAACTATGTACTTCATGAGCATTAGTTGGCCTTTGCCATCCTGTTACAGCATCAATCTTAGCAGGATCCACTGCCACTCCTTTGctagaaatcacatgtcccaaaaatttcacttcACGAAGCCAGAACTCACACTTACTAAGTTTGGCATACAATTGATGTTCCTGCAATGTTTCCAATACAATCCTCAAGTGCTTCTTATGCTCTTCCTCATCATGAGAGTAAATCAATATGTCGTCTAAGAATACCACCACAAAGCTATCTAAATATTGCCAAAAAATCCGATTCATCAATTCCATAAATGCTGCAAGAGCATTCGTCaacccaaaaggcatgactagAAACGTAAAGTGTCCATAACGAGTTCGAAAAGCAGTCTTAGAGACATCTTGCTCCctgattctaagttcatgataTCCGGATTGTAGATTAATCTTCAAGAAAATCACagctccttgcaattgatctaATAGATCATCTATCCTTGGCAAGTGATATTTATTCTTAACAGTCACTTTATTCAAATCCCTATAATTGATGCACATTCGAAGAGTCTCatccttcttcttaacaaaCAAGACCGGTGCTCCCCATGGTGATGAGCTATATCGAATAAAACCCTTTGCTAGAAGCTCTTCAATCTGCACTTTGAGCTCTTTTAATTCTGCTAGGGCCATCCGAGGGTGCCTTCTATATTGGAGCTGTGGCCGATTCAAGCTCAATTACAAATTCTGTCTCTCGTTCTGGAGGTAATCCGGGTAGTTCATCGGCGAAATCCTTAGGAAAATCCTCAATCATAGGGATTCCTTGGATTCCTTCAAGTCCTTCCTTTATGTCCCTTATCATTACTAGATTGACTTCATCCCCGATCACCAAACTCTTCTTAACTTGTTCAGCCATTACTGTAAACAGATCAAGCCGACCAAATTCACCCATATAGCAAATCCTTTCGCATGCAGGTAAGTTAAACACTACCTCGCACCTCTGACAGTCTTTCTCGGCATAATGCTTAGGCAGTCAGTCCATCatgtgaaaaataatcaaatctgTGGTCAAGACCAAGTTTGTGATCTCCAACGGACAATTCGCAACTATACTCGTACAACCGATTACCTTCCCGTCGGGAATAGCCACTAAAACCTTTCGAGACATTAGCTCAACCTTGAGCTCACATCGTCGTACACATCTATTAGAGATAAAAGACCTCGACGCTCCAGAATGAAACAAAGCACATACCACGTATTGCTTCAGTCTAACTTTACCTAAAGAGATAACTATGATTACTCAAGATTTCCCAAACACAAGCTATCTATAATTAAGGCAAAGTTGAACATGTTACCAGTAATCACTCCTGCGTTTGCCGTCTCATCAGCTTCTAGGTCTGCTTCTCCTGGCGTAATAGCATAAACCTTGGCCTTTGCTGCAGTCTTGGGTTTAGCGTTTGGCGTCGACACTCCTCCAGTTGTAATCTGTGAACAATCCTGGATGATATGGCTGGTTtgaccacatctaaaacacGCTCCTGAGGCCCTTCGACATTCTCCACTGTGCCTCTTCCCGCATTGGCGACAAGGTGGTGGAGTAATGGGTGCTGCCTTCCCAACAACCATGCCCTTTCCTTTGCTTGGGGTTACCGGGGCCTTTCGCTTCCCCATATTACTTCCTGACGAGTAAGGAAATCCCCTTTTCCTATCTGCTTGAACCTTTGATATTAGTCTTCGTTGCTCTGCCTCTGCTATCGAAGTCACATTAACTAATCTTGGAAATTTCCCATCTGTAGACATGCTACTTGGTTTCGAATGCGAGGTTACAAGCCGTCCAGGAACTTCCTTGCTTGCATCATCTCGGTACTAATCAGATGAGGTGCGAACCTCCCCATTTCCATAAAACGAGCGGCATATTGATCAACCGTCATATTCCCTTGAGTTAAACTTGCAAATTCCAAAGACGGTTGTCAAACTCCGTCTTGAATCGTTTCCAAGTGAGTGCGGTCAGACTTCCCAGTTCTTGGACCAAAAGTTGCCGTTTAGTTTGCCACCAAATTCCAGCCTCTCCCTAAAGCATATGTCCCACGTACTGGACCTCCTGTTCCTCAATACATCCACTAATTTTGAAAGTCCTTTCTAAATCCATAAGCCACTTGTTAGCCTCCAAAGGTCCTTTCGTTCCAACAAAATTCGGGTATCGATTCACCATGAACTTCTCGTAGGTACATCCTTGTTCTCCTCTAGGCGATACTTGTTTGGCATTTTGTCCTTGTTCCACCTGAGTACGCCCCACTTTAGTCATCTGGCAAATAACTTCAACTATAGCCTGTGCCCCTTCCATTGAAGGACTCCCAATCTCTTGATCCTTGCCTCTTGGAGATGTATTCTCACGTCGGTTTCGGACCATAATTCCCTTCTTCctgaaaatgcacaaaactaGCGTGGGTCAGTCCTTTCCTTAAGGAGAATAACCTTTCTTCCCTTGAACTGGTAATCTTATAGTGTAACTCCGTCTTCCTCCACATTCAAGCCTAAAGCTATAAGATCCAAGCCTAAGACTACAGATCTCAAGCCTAGTTAAAGGTACCATGCATTCCTAGGACAAcgtgtgggtttacccagagatgtaattgctctaataccatgctctgtggcgcccccaaccccTGCTTGGGATTGAATGGTGACTGAGACCCTGGGACATATAACAAAAGGCTACAGACTcctcgtacatgatagataatatgc
It contains:
- the LOC121235418 gene encoding uncharacterized protein LOC121235418, with product MSTDGKFPRLVNVTSIAEAEQRRLISKVQADRKRGFPYSSGSNMGKRKAPVTPSKGKGMVVGKAAPITPPPCRQCGKRHSGECRRASGACFRCGQTSHIIQDCSQITTGGVSTPNAKPKTAAKAKVYAITPGEADLEADETANAGVITGKVRLKQYVVCALFHSGASRSFISNRCVRRCELKVELMSRKVLVAIPDGKHYAEKDCQRCEVVFNLPACERICYMGEFGRLDLFTVMAEQVKKSLVIGDEVNLVMIRDIKEGLEGIQGIPMIEDFPKDFADELPGLPPERETEFVIELESATAPI